In the Pogona vitticeps strain Pit_001003342236 chromosome 2, PviZW2.1, whole genome shotgun sequence genome, CCCTCAGCTTCTCACAGGTTTCCTCCTCCATGACTACTTGCAAGAAACAACGGCCTTAGTAGCCGAGTTTCTTACAAAGGTTCTTTCTTTCCAGCCCCCCCAATTAACCAGATTGTCCCAAACATCTCCTGCCGTGTCCCCAGTCACATCTCTAGCTGTGTAACCATCAAGCTTacatctatttattatttttatttaacttttctATTTGTATGCTTTTAATTTTCTTATGCCAATAAAGTCTGAATTCTCCAGCGTCTCCAAGCTTCGCAGCTGCAAGCCCACTTCTCCTGTAGAAAACTTGCCCTCCCTTTCTTTGGGGGTCCGCTGACCCAGAATACAACCCAGGGGTTCTCAGAGCCCTAAGAATTCCCCTTTCCTCGCTGCCCGTTGCTCCACCCCTCGGTCAGTGTAAAGAAATTTGCATGTCCAATTTTCTGACAAACAGGACAGCTGCGACAATTACATCTGactgattttgaaacactgggcCAGTAGAAATGAGGAGTAATACTACTCAAAGTCCTTTGGAGGCcaaggtggccagaaaaagcagcagcgtgGGCTAACACAAAAACCCTTTCTCGGTAAGGCTTTGGAACTCTGTCAGGGGAGGCAGGAGCTCGTTGCAAGAAAGTCCCAGACCAACCCTgatacacccacccacacctaTGGAGAGAAGGacgtggggtgggtgggcaggagaaacaaagaaagaagaggtgaagcaaaagagagatatgccccacccaccccgagGCTCCTCCTCCCTAGGGGTGAggcatcacctcctcctcctggatgccccctcttttttctccatGGCCAGCAGAGGCCACAGTCATCCCCCCTCCAGAGCCCGTCCTTCCTGCCTGTTTTTGATcaagtaacctccctgatagacagagggaatgctgtagacatattcTATGTTAATTTCAGTAAAGCTTTTGAGCAAGAGccccaggtggatacacagtgggctacagaattgtactcacaGCATGattattaatggctccttctctaactgggaggtgTTCCCAAGAGGGGtaacccaaggctcagtcctcggCCCGGTGCTatccaacatttttattaatgatatggattggggatgcagggaatgctaatcaaatttggaaATATCACgaaacaccctggaagacagaaaaattcaaaatgagCTTGATAGGCAGGAGCCAAGgcctgaaaagaacagaatgaaattcaataaggagaagtgcaaagtcctgcacatcagggggaaaaaaaacaattgcacAGTTAACAGATAGGGGAAAACTGGCACTGCAAAACTACAAACGAAAAGGATCTGGGGATTGTTGTGCATCACAAGCTAAATAGGAGCCAACAGtttgatgtgactacaaaaaagctAAATGCATTTTGGGATcattgtgagttctttgatgtaaactcagggaactgttctgactgaagctctttccacattcaatgcatttatatggtttctccccagtgtgaattcttagaTGGGAACTCAGCTGACTGCCCCaagggaagctctttccacattccatgcatttatatggtttctccccagtgtgagttctttcatgtttcataAGTCCaccgctctgactgaagctctttccacattcgatgcatttatatggtttctccccagtgtgagttctttgatgtgaactgaggtgagtgctgtgactgaagctctttccacattccatgcatttatatggtttctcccctgtgtgaattctttgatgtgaattcagGGAACCgttctgattgaagctctttccacattccatgcatttatatggtttctcccctgtgtgaattatTTGATGTGAATTCAGGGAACTgttctgattgaagctctttccacattccatgcatttatatggtttctccccagtgtgagttctttgatgtctactcaggtcACTGCTCCAAcagaagcacttcccacattccatgcatttatatggtttttctccagtgtgagttcttttatgGGAACTCAGGCGAGTGCTTTTAATGAAACTcgttccacattccgtgcatttatatggtttctctccagtgtgagttctttgatgtaaactcagGTCACCGctctgcctgaagctctttccacattccatgcatttatatggtttctcccctgtgtgaattctttgatgtgaattcagGGAACTgttctgattgaagctctttccacattccatgcatttatatggtttctccccagtgtgagttctttgatgtgcacTCAGATGACTGCTCcaactgaagcacttcccacattctatgcatttatatggtttctccacagtgtgagttctttgatgggaaatGAGGCTACGGCTCCgactgaagccctttccacacTGTAGGCATTTGTACTCTCTCTCACCTCTCAGGGATGTATCACATGAAGTACAATCACTGTGCATTGTGATGCTCTTTCCTTGTTCAGTGCATTGACTTCATTTCTCCTCTGGCTGGAGTCTATTGTCATCTGAGACACTCTTGAATGTTTATTTGCCCATGGAaccttttctccttcattttacGTGTTAATTTTTTCAGATGATCAGAAGTGCATCAACATCAATAGCAGGAGAAGCTAGagatttctttttccctctctttttctggctTCCATTCTTCCCTTTTCCACCTTTTGTCCTCTTATTCACctgatggagaaagagaaacaggtgAAAGAATTCTATGTTAAAAAGGGGAACTGCAGATCTGTTATCTTGAAATCCATCtaagggaaaattctggaggagATTACAAAGCAGACATTTTGCAAACATCTTGAAAACTGAAAGCCAAcagagaaagactgaaagaattgggcatatttacctttgagaaaagaagcctcaAGGGAGAGACATAATAGAACTCTTTCCTAAAGGTGGGCCTAAATTAATTTGGGCCCTACACAAAATTCATGTGCGCAGAATTAGAGGTGCAACACATAAACTCTCCCACACCTCACAGGCCAGCCATGTCTCCTCGTGCACATCTGGGGTCCTTCATCTCCAGCAGTGCGCCAGTTCAGAATGGAGCTCACCTGGCCCTTCCTTGCCTCTTCCTGCAGTCAACCAATCATTAGCTTAGTGGAGAGAATCCGCATCCCTCTTCCTCATAGGAGTGGTCAGCTGcttgaggaggcagggaagggcagagcCACTTCCTGGACTGGAGCAACGACAGAGAAGAAGGACCCCGGTAGTTTCTGACAAATTGTTAGTGGTCCGGCAACCTCGAAACGTTCACAAAtggagacgtttgtaagtcgaggtaccactgtattatatcATTCGATACCACAGCTGGGGGACTTGCAGTTGCTTGACGGGGTATGACAGGAACACCCTCTCTCTTCCTAATCATCTTTGCTGCCCTGTCTGGCTCAGGAAAATAACACAGGGGGAAAGTTTCCACTGTGCTCATTAACCTTAATAACAGTGTCAGCGTTTCTTTGCACAAATcgcggttttagcagagtgattcgcagcccagaaataactcacacacagtccagcagcatttctttcagcaacgtgtatttactgcagtatttacagcattctggcagcataacgtgtagaagtcatcttcaagcaggaagaagatacaactgactgtacaattaacacatatatacatatgcaggacaaatcagatcacacattgcatcacctctgagttgcatcatccctgagttgcatcagcactgcagagtcatcctgactcagttttaacacacctgatcattatggcttctcattaatacactccattctgctcaggacTGTAGTTTTCCTTGACACCCCTTCAAATTTAAGGTCTGAGCAGAACATATACCTAGCTTTTCAGTTATTTTCATGTGTTTCTGTATGTTCAGGGGTTTTGTCAGAGTATCAGCTACGTTTTTCTCTGATTCAAAATATTGTAACTCAATTAATTTCTCCTTTATTGCTTCTGTgacattatgatattttatgctTACTTCTGCTTCGTATTTTATCAGTTGTTGCCATCTGGATGCacgtttttcttttgtgtgtacCCCTGAGCCACTAATCTAGCTTTATACAGTATCTGTAATCACcattattttgcaattttctcttgtaAACCCACTTGCTGCCTATTACCTTTTGCCCTGGTGGCAACCTTGTTTCAGTGAACACCTCATGTTCATCCATTGATTTCAATTCATCGTTCATGGCCTgttaccatttttttctttctatttcaggAAGAAGCATCACCTCCTCAAAATTCTTTGGCTCTTGGTATATGTGACACACTCTTATTTCTCCCACACCAAACCTTTCTGGAGGGATTCCCTTATTGGCCCTTTCTGACCTTCTtaggatttgtctttcttctttaactaCAGGTTCACTTTCTTCCTGACTACACTCtccatcattctcttcttctgaggtgctGTGACTGgtactttcttcagcctcttcctttggcTCTATCTGATTTCCCTGACTCTTCTGTCTTTCTGTGAAGGGAATGTACACTTGAGAGTTTGCATGCACCTTATCCCAGTTCTCATGTTCAAAAAAATTTGCAGATCTGGAAATTACTACATTGTTGTTTCCATCCAGGAAACAATACGCCTTTGACCCTCTTTCATAGCCCccaaacctcattttctttgcttttggttttccttttcttctggtttcctttggtACATGTACCCAAGCACTACAACCAAAAACTCTCATATGCTGTATGGAAGGCTCCCTCCCATAGAGCATATAGTATGGGGTTTGCTCTATAGCAGAAGAGTAAATTCTGTTAATATAGCAAGAAGTAACCACAGCTTCTCCCCAATAGGTGTGGGTCATACCAGCATCAGCTAGTAGAGCATCCTTCATTGTCTGTAGGACTCCATTCCTACGCTCTGCAACCCCATTTTGAAAGGCAGAATATGGTTTGGTCTTCCTATGAAAAATGCCTGTGTTT is a window encoding:
- the LOC110071235 gene encoding uncharacterized protein LOC110071235, which translates into the protein MHSDCTSCDTSLRGEREYKCLQCGKGFSRSRSLISHQRTHTVEKPYKCIECGKCFSWSSHLSAHQRTHTGEKPYKCMECGKSFNQNSSLNSHQRIHTGEKPYKCMECGKSFRQSGDLSLHQRTHTGEKPYKCTECGTSFIKSTRLSSHKRTHTGEKPYKCMECGKCFCWSSDLSRHQRTHTGEKPYKCMECGKSFNQNSSLNSHQIIHTGEKPYKCMECGKSFNQNGSLNSHQRIHTGEKPYKCMECGKSFSHSTHLSSHQRTHTGEKPYKCIECGKSFSQSGGLMKHERTHTGEKPYKCMECGKSFPWGSQLSSHLRIHTGEKPYKCIECGKSFSQNSSLSLHQRTHNDPKMHLAFL